The Spirulina subsalsa PCC 9445 region GTTTCTCAATGGCTAAGGCTAGGGCGACATAACTTCCGGTGATGGCTGTGGTTCTCGTCCCAGCATCGGCTTGAAGAACATCTGCATCTACGGTAATGGTGCGCTCCCCTAATAATTCTAAATCGAGGGCAGCGCGTAAACTGCGACCAATCAGACGCTGAATTTCTTGGGTGCGTCCTGATAATTTCAGGTATTCCCGGGCTTGGCGTTGGGGGGTGGCCCCCGGTAACATTCGGTATTCAGCCGTTAACCAGCCCTGATTACTGCCGAGGAGAAAGTTGGGAACACCAGGAGCAATGCTAATGGTACATAATACCTTTGTCTCTCCCGCATGGGCTAGAACAGAAGCCGTCGCAAAGCGGGTAAAATCACATTCAAAGCGAATGGGACGGAGTTGATGGGGAAGCCGACCA contains the following coding sequences:
- the rph gene encoding ribonuclease PH, with the translated sequence MPWQRPDGRLPHQLRPIRFECDFTRFATASVLAHAGETKVLCTISIAPGVPNFLLGSNQGWLTAEYRMLPGATPQRQAREYLKLSGRTQEIQRLIGRSLRAALDLELLGERTITVDADVLQADAGTRTTAITGSYVALALAIEKLMERGEILRSPIRYPVAAVSVGLIEGEIFLDLNYVEDVTADLDFNIVMTGNLDLIEIQGTAESGSFTRDQLNQIIEMAQTGIQDLLILQQQALKQ